In the Wyeomyia smithii strain HCP4-BCI-WySm-NY-G18 chromosome 2, ASM2978416v1, whole genome shotgun sequence genome, one interval contains:
- the LOC129724517 gene encoding tetraspanin-9: MGNSGYTCIRRTFCSFNILIWICGSGFLAIGVWLRFAAQGYATLLPDHAGLSADCVFITIGVISFVIAFFGCCGSWFQSRCFLIIYFTLVVLLFLSEFLLGSLAFVFRGGIGRMLVHELKYGIEKHYNVTDRGGMLAPSVASIWDKLQVELQCCGVTSYEDWYDISAWPGERWVPRSCCRPRYNSPYLDGSGDDLQSIDCRKAGDPSLLWDKSCGQILQMWFVQRLHVVGTVGLVIAFLQLFGLISSMLLFCTVKHKRSSKTYKSYSPTVDTTLNRNSTGTYLDD; this comes from the exons ATGGGTAACTCCGGCTACACATGCATACGGCGGACCTTTTGCTCGTTCAACATTCTCATATGG ATCTGCGGCAGTGGGTTCCTAGCGATCGGCGTTTGGCTCCGATTCGCGGCTCAGGGTTATGCCACCCTACTTCCGGACCATGCCGGTCTCAGTGCGGACTGCGTCTTCATCACCATCGGAGTGATTAGTTTCGTTATTGCGTTCTTCGGCTGCTGTGGCTCGTGGTTCCAGTCCAGGTGTTTCCTAATTATA TATTTCACGCTGGTGGTGTTGCTCTTTTTGAGCGAGTTCCTGCTGGGATCGTTGGCGTTCGTTTTTCGCGGCGGCATCGGTCGAATGCTAGTCCACGAGCTCAAGTATGGCATCGAGAAGCACTACAATGTAACGGACCGGGGAGGGATGCTGGCGCCCTCGGTAGCGTCCATCTGGGACAAGCTGCAGGTGGAG TTACAATGCTGCGGTGTGACTTCTTATGAAGATTGGTACGATATCAGTGCTTGGCCAGGCGAACGGTGGGTACCACGATCCTGCTGTAGGCCACGCTATAATTCCCCTTACTTGGATGGATCTGGCGATGATCTGCAGAGCATAGATTGCCGAAA AGCCGGAGATCCTTCCCTGCTGTGGGACAAGAGCTGCGGACAAATCTTGCAGATGTGGTTCGTCCAGCGACTTCACGTCGTTGGCACGGTAGGCCTAGTCATTGCGTTCCTGCAG CTTTTCGGTTTAATATCCTCAATGTTACTGTTTTGCACGGTGAAACATAAACGATCATCTAAAACGTACAAGTCGTACTCACCGACGGTGGATACGACTTTGAATAGAAACAGCACCGGGACCTATTTGGATGATTGA